In Triticum urartu cultivar G1812 chromosome 6, Tu2.1, whole genome shotgun sequence, the following proteins share a genomic window:
- the LOC125517019 gene encoding uncharacterized protein LOC125517019, with product MLPAALHPHHNNDLLHRFPPPRRPPPPQAFSPEQGLLLHEHPYPSTKLGCLLVPSPEQRTFLYGPSPEKLHLLYILPQLRMTYKFMAKAPTSVRNHKQADGVIILVFKS from the exons ATGCTGCCGGCCGCCCTCCATCCCCACCACAACAACGACCTCCTCCACAGGTTTCCTCCCCCGAGaaggcctcctcctcctcaagcTTTCTCCCCCGAGCAGGGCCTCCTCCTCCACGAGCATCCTTACCCGAGCACTAAGTTGGGCTGCCTCCTGGTTCCCTCACCCGAGCAGCGGACCTTCCTGTACGGCCCCTCTCCCGAGAAGCTCCACCTCCTCTACATCCTCCCCCAG CTGAGAATGACTTATAAGTTCATGGCAAAAGCACCAACATCAGTACGTAACCACAAGCAAGCTGATGGGGTAATAATCTTGGTATTTAAGTCTTAG